The genomic region CCGCTTCCATGGTGGTTTCCACGGGGGTGCCCGGGTCGCCATCCACCGCCGCCTCGATGAGCGGCTCCAGCCGGTCAAGCAGGTAGTTGAGGCTGAGCGGGGTGGCGAATGAGAAGGCGCCCGAGAGGAGATAATCGGCGAATACCTCCCGGCCCTCCTGGTGTGCGGTGAGCCGCTCGCGCAGAGCCAGACCTTCGATGCGCTCGACACTGCCCGCGCCGATGATCCAGACCAGAAGGTCGGCTTCGAGCAAGGTCAAATCTTCTTCGGAAATTTCGACGTTGAAATCGCCTTCCTCGCCAAGAGCGTCAATTGCCGCGGGGGTGGAGAACCCGAGCTGTTCGAGAAGCTGAGCGCGAATATCGACCGAGCGATAAACACCGGGATAGGTGACGTTGAAGGCGATAACCGCCTCCATCCCATTCCACTCGGGATGCGCGGCGGCAATGGAGGTAATGCGCGCCTCGAGATCGCTCACCAGCCGGTCCGCCCCGTCCTCCTGCCCCAAAATTCGACCTACCGTGCGTGCGCGCTCGGCCCAGGGAGTGGAAAAGTCGGTGTACTGCGCCTCGGCGGCGACCACCGGCGCGATGCGGGACAACTCGTCATACTGTTCCTGGGTGAGCCCGGATCCGATTCCCTCGATCACATCGGGTTCCAGCGCCGCGATCTGCTCATAATCGATCTCGGTGAGCACGAAAGGCTCCGCATCGCCTAATGCACCCTGTGCCCAAGGCCAGACCGAATGGGGAAAATCACCATACCAATGCCGCAGTCCCACCGGGACAACGCCGAGCGCCAGGTAATGGTCAGCTCCGCTATAGGTGAGCGTAACCACCCGTTCGGGCTGGTCATCGATCACGGTGGTGCCGAAACGATGTTCGAAAGTTTGCGGGAACTCTTGCGCCGCGGCGGACATTGCCAATCCAACCGCGATGGCCATCCCCCACACCCATGCCGCTCGTCTCATTCTGCCCACCCTCATCAAGGACACTGATCGAGTGATGTTCATGAATTAACGTGATCAGGAAAGTCAAGTTTATATGCAGCATCCCGCCGGGCTTGATTAAGCCATTTTCACCATTATCTCTTGAGCCATGGACAAAGAGCGCACTCGTTTAGAACGCCTGTTTCTTCGCCTTGAAGCACGGTTTCCGCGCTTTGCGATGATTATCTACGTGCTGCGTCAACCCTGGGCGATGCTTATCCGCATTCCCTTGGGCATCCTGCTGGTGCTGGGCGGTATTTTGTCGTTCTTGCCCATCCTGGGCATCTGGATGCTGCCGCTGGGCCTGCTGCTGCTGGCCATCGACCTGCCGTTCCTGCAGCGCCCCATGAGCGCCACCCTGCTGCGCGGCGAACGTCAGTTCAATCTCTGGCGCCGCAGCCGGCGGGACAAAAAGGCCGCCCGCAACGGCGAAACGCAGAAGACGCGGCCGATGCCGCGCCTCCCCAAAAATCACACCGATTATCCCTGAGCTTTCTTCTCGCGCCGCTTGGCGTGCAGGATCGGCTCGGTGTAGCCCGAGGGCTGCTGGGTGCCTTCCAGCGCCAACGCCAAGGCGGCTTGGAAAGCGGTTGAATTTTCCGGATCGTCGCTCATGCGCCGATAGGCCGGATCGCCCGCGTTCTGCTCGTCCACGACCTTGGCCATGCGCGTGAAAGTCGCGACCACCTCGTCCTGCGTCACAACCCCATGCCAAAGCCAGTTGGCGATGGCCTGGGAGGAAATCCGGCAGGTCGCGCGGTCTTCCATCAGACCCACATCGTTGATGTCGGGCACTTTCGAGCAGCCCACCCCCGCATCGATCCAACGAACGACATAGCCCAGGATTCCCTGCGCATTATTGTCGAGCTCGCGCTGGATCTCTTCGCCGCTCAGCGTCGAGGGGTCGAGGGCGGGCATGGAGAACAGTTCGGTGAGGGTCGGGATCGGCTCGTTGTGACGCCGCTTCTGGGCCTCGAACACATCAACCTCGTGATAGTGCAACGCATGCAGCGTCGCCGCCGTAGGCGACGGCACCCAGGCACAATTGGCTCCGGCCTTCGGGTGCCCGATCTTCTGTTCCATCATATCGGCCATGGCATCGGGCTTGGCCCACATGCCCTTGCCGATCTGGGCGCGTCCGGTAAAGCCGCAGGCAATGCCGATGGTGACGTTACGGTCCTCATAGGCCTGCAACCAGCGCTCGGCGCGCACCTTGTCCTTGGGCAGAACAGGACCGGCTTCCATGGAAGTGTGGATTTCGTCGCCGGTGCGATCAAGAAACCCGGTATTGATGAAGAACACCCGCTCGCGCGCCGCAAGGATGCAGGCCTTGAGATTGGCCGAAGTGCGCCGCTCCTCGTCCATGATGCCGATCTTGATGGTGTTGAGCGGCAGGCCGAGAATTTTCTCCACCTCGCCGAACACATTGCAGGCGAACAGGACTTCGGTGGGCCCGTGCATCTTGGGTTTGACGATATAGATCGAGCCGGTCACCGAATTGGCGCGGCGCTTCAAATCGTGCATGGCACAAAGGGTCGTGACGATCGCATCCATCAGCCCTTCGCCGATGGGCTCATCATCGGCACCGAGCACCGCGTCGGTGGTCATCAGGTGCCCGACATTGCGCACGAGTTGCAACGCGCGTCCCTTAAGAGTCAGGGCTGAGCCGTCCGGTGCCGTGTAGGTCCGGTCGGGATTGAGCCGCCTTGTCATCGTCTCGCCGCCCTTTTCGAAGGTTTCGGCAAGATCGCCCTTCATCAGACCGAGCCAGTTGCGATAGACGCCGACCTTGTCCTCGGCATCGACGGCGGCGACCGAATCCTCGCAATCCTGGATGGTGGTCAAAGCGCTTTCGACGATCACATCGGCCAGATGCGCCGGATGGTCCTTGCCGATCGGGTGCTCGGGATCGATCACCAGTTCGATGTGCAGGCCGTGATGGGCAAGCAGGATGCGGGTAACGCCTCCGGCCCGGCTATAGCCGGCAAAGGCCTCGGGATAGGCAAGCCTGGCGGGACCATCCTGGCTTGCGATCACCAGTTGCGCGACGTCGCCCGAGGTGTCGATGCCATAGCGGGTCACGGCCCAGTGCTTGACGCCGAGCAGCGGAAACGCTTCGTCGAGAAAATGTCCGACCCGCGCGAACACCTCGCCGCCGCGCTTGGGGTTGTACGCCTTGCCCGGGGCCAGATCGCCTTCGCGCGCGATGGCATCGGTGCCATAGAGCGCATCATAGAGGCTGCCCCAGCGGGCGTTGGCGGCATTGAGGGCATAGCGAGCGTTGGACACCGGAACCACAAGCTGCGGACCGCAGAGCGTTGCGATCTCGGGATCGAGATTTTCGGTTTCGATCCGGAAATCCTCCGGCTCGTCCTCGATATAGCGGATGTCCTTGAGAAACCCGATATAGGCCGCCGGGTCCTTGGTTGCGGGGCCGTTGTCGCGGTGCCAGTCATCGATCTGGCTCTGCATACGGTCGCGGATTTCCAGAAGCTCGCGATTGCCCGGCATGTAGGTGGTTACGAGTTCGGCGAAACCGGACCAGAAGGTGTCGGCGGTGACATCGAGCCCGCTAAGCGCTTCGTTTTCGACGAACGCGGCAAGCTGCGCATCGACCTTGAGGCCGGACCGGTCCACATAATTGCTCATCGACGCTTCCTCTGATGTTTGCTGTTGCAACGCCTAGCGTTGCCTCGCCGTTTCGCCAAGCCGGTTCTCAATATGCTTCCACGATGTGGAAACGAAGCGACGTTTGGCGCCCTTGGCCAGTGCTGCTTCTGGATTCCGGGAACAAGTCCCGGAATGACAGGCGGGGTGGTGGCTTAGCCGTGCCAAATCCCTCCACTATTTTACCCTCAGCCCAGCCTGCTCTTGGCCGCTTCACCCGCAACGTATGTTTCGGCGATCACCCGGTCGTCGCCGCAGGTCTGGAGCAGGAACAGTTCTTCGGAAAGACTTTCGACCTGCTCCATCTTGAGCGTCATATGCGGCAGGGCATGGGCATCGAGCACGACGATGTCGGCGTCGGCGCCCGGTTCGAGCGATCCGATCTTGTGTTCGAGCGACAACGCCCGGGCATTGCCCAGGGTCATCATGAAAAAGCTTTCGAGCGGGGACAGGCGCTGGCCGCGCAATTGCAGCACCTTGTAGCCTTCGTCGAGCGTGCGCAGCATGGAAAAGCTCGTGCCACCGCCGACATCGGTTGCAACCCCGATCCGCACATTGGCCTCCAACATTTTCCGGCGGTCGAAAAGGCCCGACCCGATAAAGAGATTGGAGGTGGGGCAGAAAACGGCGACCGAGGCGGTTTCGGCGAGGGCCTCGATCTCGCGATCGTTCATGTGAATGCAGTGGCCGAGCAGGGTTTTGGGGCCCAACAGGCCATAGTGCTCATAGATGCCGACGTAATCGGGGAGGTTCGGGTAAAGCTCCTTGGCGAAAGCGATCTCGCCCAGACTCTCGTTCACATGTGTCTGGATGTAGGCATCGGGGAATTGCCGCGCGAGATCCTGGGCCATTTCCAATTGTTCGTGGCTGGAGGTCAGCGCGAAACGCGGGGTGATGGCGTAGTGGAGGCGACCTACGCCGTCCCATTTGGTGAGCAGCACCTTGGTGTCGTCATAGCTCTGCTGCGGCGTGTCGCGGAGACCTTCGGGCGCGTTGCGATCCATCATCACCTTGCCGGCGATCATCCGCATGTCGCGCTTTTTGGCTTCGGCAAAAAACGCCTCGGCCGATTGGGGGTGGACGGTGCAGTAGACCGCGGCCGTCGTGGTGCCGTAACGGACCAGCTCGTCGCAGAACAGCGACGCGATGCGGGCCGCGTGGGTCTCGTCGGAAAAGCGCTGTTCCTCGATGAAGGTATAGGTGTTGAGCCATTCGAGCAGATCCTTGGCGTAAGAGCCGATGACCTGCATCTGCGGGTAGTGAATGTGGGTATCGATGAAGCCGGGCAGAATGAGACCGGGGCGATGATCGACGATCTCAGCCTTGGGGGCGACGAGGGAGAGGGCATCGCTCCATTCACCCACCGAGACGATCTTACCCTCGGCGATCACGACAGCGCCATCCTCGATATAGCGATAGCTGGCGTGGTCGTCCGAGCCGGCGGGCTCGGAAACGAAAGTCAGCAGCCGGCCGCGCAGGATCTTCGATTTCACAGGCTCTGCTCCCCGGTGACGGACTGGTACCACGTGACCAGCAGCGCGCGTTCGGCGTCGGTCATCATCGAAACATTGCCCGGCGGCATGGCATGACTGCGGCCGGCCTGGAGATAGATCTCCCGCGCGTGTTCGGCGATCAGTTCGGGGGTGTCGAGGCGCACGTCCCTGGGGGCGATGGGAACGCCTGCATAGCCCGGCTGAGCCGCATGGCACATGGCGCAGCGGCCCTGGACGGCCGACGACACTTGCTCGAAATGCGGATCGGCCATGAAGGCCTGGGCGGCAGTGCTGGCCAAGGCCGACTCGGTTGTTCTGGGGTAGCTCGAGAGCCAGATGGTGCCGAGAAAGAGGATCAGCGCCAGCGCGAAGGTCCAGTAGGGGCGCTGGCCGGTCGCGTGCATGGTGTTGAAGAAGTGGCGGATCAGCGCGCCGATGAGGAAGATGAGACCCGCGATGGCCCAACTGTATTGGGTGGCGAAGGCTAGCGGGTAGTGGTTGGAGAGCATGAAGAACAGGACGGGAAGCGTCAGGTAGTTGTTGTGGACGCTGCGCTGCTTGCTCTGCTTGCCCAGCGCCGGATCGGGAGCTTCGCCGGCCTTCATCGAAGCCACGATCTTTTTCTGGTTGGGGATGATGATGAAAAAGACGTTGGCCGACATGATGGTCGCGGTGAACGCGCCCATATGCAGGAATGCGGCGCGGCCGGTGAACACCTGGGTATAGCCCCAGGCCATGGCGAGCAGGATGACAAAGAGCACCAGCATCAGCCCGTTCTGGCTTTTGCCGAGCGGGGATTTGCAGAGCAGGTCGTAGAGCACCCATCCCAGCGCCAGCGAAGCGAGCGAGATGGCGATCGCGACCGGCGCGCCGACGTCGAGGACGGTGCGGTCGATGAGGAAGAGATCGGCGCCGGCGTAATAGACGATGGCGAGCATGGCAAAGCCGGTGAGCCAGGTGGTGTAGCTCTCCCATTTGAACCAGACCAGATGCTCGGGGAGGTTGGGCGGGGCGACCATGTATTTGTTGATGTGGTAGAACCCGCCCCCATGGACCTGCCATTCCTCGCCCTGCACACCTGCGGGAAGGTTGTCGTGCCGGCGCAGGCCGAGGTCGAGGGCGATGAAATAGAAGGACGAGCCGATCCAGGCGATGCCCACGATCACGTGCGTCCAGCGCACGGCGAAGGCCAGCCATTCCCAAAACAGCGTGAAATCGGTCATCTGTTGCCCCAACTCAGTTCTTTGCCACGGCGCGCACGATTTCGGCCGCGGTCAAGGCCGCGATCACTTCCGGCCGCTTGTCTTTGACGTCCGCCCCGCCGATCGGCATGGTCAGCCGATCCATCAGGGCGATGTCGTGCCCCATGTCCGACAGCCAGCTTTTGAACGTCGCCCGTTTCGTTTTCGACCCGATCATCCCGACATAGAGCGCATCGTTGCGCAACAGCGCTTCGGAAGCGATCAGGAAATCGAGGCCGTGATCGTGGGTGAGAACGACGAAGCAGGAGGCCGGCGGCGCCTCGCGCACAAGCGCTTCCTGCACCGGGACGTGCTTGGCTTCAACGCCCGGGGGAACGCGGGCGATTTCGGCGGCGCGGTTATCCACCAAAAGGGTCCGGAAGGGGAGAAGCGAGAGCGCCTGGCCCAAGGCGTTACCCACATGGCCGGCGCCGAAGACGTAGACGTGGGTTCTGGCGGCGTATTCGGTTTCGGCGCGGGCGCGGAGGATTCGGGCGACATCGTCGTCGACGGCCCGCATGCCGATGGCGACGCGACCGCCGCAACATTGGCCGATCTCCGGACCGAGAGGGATGTCGAGCGCGGCTGCGGCTTCACCCGAGGCGACGGCTTCGCGGGCGCGGGCTATGGAGAGGAATTCGAGTTGGCCACCGCCAATGGTGCCGATCTCTGCATCCGGCGCGACCAGCATCCAGGCGCCCGCCTCGCGGGGGGTGGAGCCCTTGGTTTCGGTGACTTCAACGAGGACGGTATTGCGATGACGGTCGAAGAAGTCTCGGAGTAGCTGTGGGGTAACGCTCATGCGTCGCGCCCCGCCGCAAGCCCAGCGCCCCCCTCATCCGACCTTTCGCTCCGCGAAAGCCCACCTTCTCCCACCGGGGGAGAAGGGCAGCGCGAAGCAGCGCTTCGGAAAGTGCCGCAACTGCTTCCAAAAGAGTCCGCGCCGTTCCCAGAGGAAAAGGGGCAAGCGCCCGTGTTTTCGCTGAATGGCCGCCGAGGGCTACCCTTCTCCCCTGGTGGGAGAAGGTGGCCGCGAAGCGGTCGGATGAGGGGGGCGCAGCTTGTCGGCACCCACTGCCGCTGGTCGCAATATCGAAGCGTTGGTTCCTTCACCGCCCCGCCTCGCGCTTGAGCCGCTCGACCGTCATCAGCACCCGCTCAGGGGTTGCCGGCGCGTCCATGCGCGGGGCGATCTTGTAGTCCGCGACGCTCGCCACGGCCATGGAGATGGCTTCGAGCACAGAGATGGCCAGCATGAAGGGCGGCTCGCCCACGGCCTTGGAGCGCCGAATGGTGGGGGCCTTGTTTTCCGACCACTCGGCGAGCCTGACGTTGAAGATCTTCGGCACGTCGGAAACCACGGGAATCTTGTAGGTCGAGGGCGCATGGGTGCGGAGCTGGCCCTTGGCATCCCACCAGAGCTCCTCGGTGGTGAGCCACCCCATGCCCTGGACGAACCCGCCCTCGATCTGGCCGATGTCGATCGCCGGATTGAGGGATTTGCCGACATCGTGCAGCACGTCGGCCCGCTCGACCATGTATTCGCCGGTCAGCGTATCGACCACCACTTGGGAGCAGGCGGCACCATAGGCGAAATAGTAGAAGGGCTTGCCCTTGCCGGCTGCGCGATCCCAATGGATATCAGGTGTCTTGTAGAACCCGGCGGCCGAAAGCTGCACACGGGCGAGATAGGCCTGATCGATGAAATCGGCCCAGTCATGGCGCTGATTGCCGACCATGACGCAATTGGGCTCAAAGCTCACCGCATCTTCGGGGACGTTGAATTTCTCCATGGCAAAGCGGACCAGCCGGTCCTTGATCTGCCCAGCCGCGTTGGCGGCGGCCATGCCGTTGAGGTCCGACCCCGAGGAGGCGGCCGTCGCCGAGGTGTTGGGCACCTTGCCCGTGGTCGTTGCGGTGATCTTGACCTTGTCGAGATCGATCTGGAAGCAATCGGCAAGGACCTGGGCGACCTTTACATAAAGCCCCTGCCCCATTTCGGTGCCGCCGTGATTGAGATGGACCGAGCCGTCGCGATAGACGTGCACCAGCGCACCGGCCTGATTGAAGGCGGTGAGGGTGAAGCTGATGCCGAACTTGACCGGGGTCAATGCGATACCGCGCTTTAAAACCGGAGATGATTTGTTGAACGCCACGATATCGGCCCGGCGCCGGCGATAGTCGGCGCTCGTTTCGAGTTCATCGACCAGCCGGGCGATGATGTTGTCCTCGACCCGCTGGTGGTAGGGCGTGACGTTCCGGTCTGTATCGCCGTAGAAATTGACCTTGCGGATATCGAGCGGATCCTTGCCCAAGGCATAGGCGATATCCTCGATCCAGCGCTCGCACCCCACCATGCCCTGCGGCCCGCCAAAACCGCGAAAGGCGGTGTTGGAGACCGTGTTGGTCTTCAAAGGCTGGGAGACCAGCCGGACGTTTGGGTAGAAATAGGCGTTGTCGGCGTGGAAAAGCGCCCGATCCGTAACCGGTCCGGAAAGGTCGGCGGAAAAGCCGCAGCGCGCCGCATAGGTGGCATCCACCGCTTCGATCCGGCCTTCATCATCGAACCCGACTTCATAGTCGACAAGAAAATCGTGCCGCTTGCCGGTGGCGACCATGTCGTCGTCGCGATCGGGACGAATTTTCACGGCGCGGTTGAACTTTTTAGCCGCGATCGCGGCCACCACGGCAAAGAGGTTGCCCTGTGTCTCCTTGCCGCCGAACCCGCCGCCCATGCGGCGTACGACGACGTTTACGGCGTTGGAGGGGACGCCCAGCGCATGGCCGACCATGTGCTGGACTTCGCTGGGGTGCTGGGTGGAGGAATGGACGGTGACGTCGTCGTCCTCGCCGGGCATGGCAAGGGCGATCTGGCCTTCGAGGTAGAAATGATCCTGCCCGCCAATGGCCATCGAGCCGCTGATGCGGTACTTGGCGCCGAAAAAACCGGCGGCCACGTCCCCGCGTTCGAGCTTCATGCCCGGCGTCACCAGCGCTCCGCCGG from Pelagibacterium sp. 26DY04 harbors:
- a CDS encoding urate hydroxylase PuuD — translated: MTDFTLFWEWLAFAVRWTHVIVGIAWIGSSFYFIALDLGLRRHDNLPAGVQGEEWQVHGGGFYHINKYMVAPPNLPEHLVWFKWESYTTWLTGFAMLAIVYYAGADLFLIDRTVLDVGAPVAIAISLASLALGWVLYDLLCKSPLGKSQNGLMLVLFVILLAMAWGYTQVFTGRAAFLHMGAFTATIMSANVFFIIIPNQKKIVASMKAGEAPDPALGKQSKQRSVHNNYLTLPVLFFMLSNHYPLAFATQYSWAIAGLIFLIGALIRHFFNTMHATGQRPYWTFALALILFLGTIWLSSYPRTTESALASTAAQAFMADPHFEQVSSAVQGRCAMCHAAQPGYAGVPIAPRDVRLDTPELIAEHAREIYLQAGRSHAMPPGNVSMMTDAERALLVTWYQSVTGEQSL
- the xdhB gene encoding xanthine dehydrogenase molybdopterin binding subunit, producing MTALDPKPIIRGGVHKPQKHDSGHKHVSGTAEYIDDMLEPAGTLHAYLGLSTCAHGEIQSLDLEAVRGAPGVVGVLTAQDIPGHNDISQPGKHDEPIFAQNRVEFYGQPLFAVIATTREAARRAAKLAQVSYTELPFLPDIPTAREAGGALVTPGMKLERGDVAAGFFGAKYRISGSMAIGGQDHFYLEGQIALAMPGEDDDVTVHSSTQHPSEVQHMVGHALGVPSNAVNVVVRRMGGGFGGKETQGNLFAVVAAIAAKKFNRAVKIRPDRDDDMVATGKRHDFLVDYEVGFDDEGRIEAVDATYAARCGFSADLSGPVTDRALFHADNAYFYPNVRLVSQPLKTNTVSNTAFRGFGGPQGMVGCERWIEDIAYALGKDPLDIRKVNFYGDTDRNVTPYHQRVEDNIIARLVDELETSADYRRRRADIVAFNKSSPVLKRGIALTPVKFGISFTLTAFNQAGALVHVYRDGSVHLNHGGTEMGQGLYVKVAQVLADCFQIDLDKVKITATTTGKVPNTSATAASSGSDLNGMAAANAAGQIKDRLVRFAMEKFNVPEDAVSFEPNCVMVGNQRHDWADFIDQAYLARVQLSAAGFYKTPDIHWDRAAGKGKPFYYFAYGAACSQVVVDTLTGEYMVERADVLHDVGKSLNPAIDIGQIEGGFVQGMGWLTTEELWWDAKGQLRTHAPSTYKIPVVSDVPKIFNVRLAEWSENKAPTIRRSKAVGEPPFMLAISVLEAISMAVASVADYKIAPRMDAPATPERVLMTVERLKREAGR
- the xdhC gene encoding xanthine dehydrogenase accessory protein XdhC encodes the protein MSVTPQLLRDFFDRHRNTVLVEVTETKGSTPREAGAWMLVAPDAEIGTIGGGQLEFLSIARAREAVASGEAAAALDIPLGPEIGQCCGGRVAIGMRAVDDDVARILRARAETEYAARTHVYVFGAGHVGNALGQALSLLPFRTLLVDNRAAEIARVPPGVEAKHVPVQEALVREAPPASCFVVLTHDHGLDFLIASEALLRNDALYVGMIGSKTKRATFKSWLSDMGHDIALMDRLTMPIGGADVKDKRPEVIAALTAAEIVRAVAKN
- a CDS encoding malate synthase G; its protein translation is MSNYVDRSGLKVDAQLAAFVENEALSGLDVTADTFWSGFAELVTTYMPGNRELLEIRDRMQSQIDDWHRDNGPATKDPAAYIGFLKDIRYIEDEPEDFRIETENLDPEIATLCGPQLVVPVSNARYALNAANARWGSLYDALYGTDAIAREGDLAPGKAYNPKRGGEVFARVGHFLDEAFPLLGVKHWAVTRYGIDTSGDVAQLVIASQDGPARLAYPEAFAGYSRAGGVTRILLAHHGLHIELVIDPEHPIGKDHPAHLADVIVESALTTIQDCEDSVAAVDAEDKVGVYRNWLGLMKGDLAETFEKGGETMTRRLNPDRTYTAPDGSALTLKGRALQLVRNVGHLMTTDAVLGADDEPIGEGLMDAIVTTLCAMHDLKRRANSVTGSIYIVKPKMHGPTEVLFACNVFGEVEKILGLPLNTIKIGIMDEERRTSANLKACILAARERVFFINTGFLDRTGDEIHTSMEAGPVLPKDKVRAERWLQAYEDRNVTIGIACGFTGRAQIGKGMWAKPDAMADMMEQKIGHPKAGANCAWVPSPTAATLHALHYHEVDVFEAQKRRHNEPIPTLTELFSMPALDPSTLSGEEIQRELDNNAQGILGYVVRWIDAGVGCSKVPDINDVGLMEDRATCRISSQAIANWLWHGVVTQDEVVATFTRMAKVVDEQNAGDPAYRRMSDDPENSTAFQAALALALEGTQQPSGYTEPILHAKRREKKAQG
- the guaD gene encoding guanine deaminase, producing the protein MKSKILRGRLLTFVSEPAGSDDHASYRYIEDGAVVIAEGKIVSVGEWSDALSLVAPKAEIVDHRPGLILPGFIDTHIHYPQMQVIGSYAKDLLEWLNTYTFIEEQRFSDETHAARIASLFCDELVRYGTTTAAVYCTVHPQSAEAFFAEAKKRDMRMIAGKVMMDRNAPEGLRDTPQQSYDDTKVLLTKWDGVGRLHYAITPRFALTSSHEQLEMAQDLARQFPDAYIQTHVNESLGEIAFAKELYPNLPDYVGIYEHYGLLGPKTLLGHCIHMNDREIEALAETASVAVFCPTSNLFIGSGLFDRRKMLEANVRIGVATDVGGGTSFSMLRTLDEGYKVLQLRGQRLSPLESFFMMTLGNARALSLEHKIGSLEPGADADIVVLDAHALPHMTLKMEQVESLSEELFLLQTCGDDRVIAETYVAGEAAKSRLG
- a CDS encoding ABC transporter substrate-binding protein, whose protein sequence is MAIAVGLAMSAAAQEFPQTFEHRFGTTVIDDQPERVVTLTYSGADHYLALGVVPVGLRHWYGDFPHSVWPWAQGALGDAEPFVLTEIDYEQIAALEPDVIEGIGSGLTQEQYDELSRIAPVVAAEAQYTDFSTPWAERARTVGRILGQEDGADRLVSDLEARITSIAAAHPEWNGMEAVIAFNVTYPGVYRSVDIRAQLLEQLGFSTPAAIDALGEEGDFNVEISEEDLTLLEADLLVWIIGAGSVERIEGLALRERLTAHQEGREVFADYLLSGAFSFATPLSLNYLLDRLEPLIEAAVDGDPGTPVETTMEAGLAP